A window of Ranitomeya variabilis isolate aRanVar5 chromosome 2, aRanVar5.hap1, whole genome shotgun sequence contains these coding sequences:
- the LOC143807972 gene encoding uncharacterized protein LOC143807972 encodes MQTLRQENIMTPSDVRAIIREEMQGLAQTSTTSTRQLSRSKSPVSSQSEDVCISSGEAESQPSSSETEGGLCLPNSSVDNLIKSVRSTMGCSDEKESKSAQDIMFAGLGQRKRRSFPVIKAIKEIVKKEWDKQNRGFLPSSSKRRYPFSDEELNTWSKVPKVDAAVASTTKQSVLPVEDSGVLTDPLDRKAEALLKRSWEANTGAFRPAISSTCTARSLLVWMEQLEEQIRGRTSRESILPKFPLIKEAVAFLADASVDSLRLAARSAGLVNTARRALWLKNWKGDAQAKAKLCAIPCQGEPSKDVPLPGTSRSNKGSDGSRRTRSKKVPFLAGPITRNVNTANQEVGGRLKFFLPRWEQITSSQWILDIVQYGLKLDFDRIPWDSFIVTSPKGQDQQRALESEILSLLSKKVLIEVPQDQEGKGFYSPLFLINKPDGSFRTIINLKRLNAFLRNHTFKMESISSTIKLLFPRCVMAGIDLKDAYYHLPIHAEHQKYLRVAIILEGQVRHFQYVAMPFGLSMAPRVFTKVILEVMAHLRQRDTLIIPYLDDFLVVGNSMLQCKTRLSNTISSLQELGWIVNFEKSRLDPETVQTFLGIQLDSVSQRCFLPQAKKLTIQSRVSDAIRNPYMTLRKGMSLLGSLSSCIPAVPWAQFHTRQLQYEVLSAQGKDGHLESRISLSKDVLESLSWWLDMDHLSEGVPWIIDPSKIITTDASPIGWGAHMKDSLAQDTWDQAELSCSSNWKELKAVEYALNHFLPQIQGANVRIYSDNSTTVAYVNRQGGTRSGSLMTIAADIFQLAETHLTSLTALHIRGVENIRADYLSRNELRQGEWTLNRSIFSMITESWGIPQIDLFATRDNRQVRRFASLNAMDHPDMLDSLHHPWRFQLAYAFPPMSLIPLVIRKIRREQARVILIAPFWPKRPWFSCLQTMCLCDPWILPSDKKLLSQGPFFHPQVKGLHLTAWNLRGNY; translated from the exons atgcaaaccttacggcaggaaaacataatgactccatcagatgtcagagctataatccgggaagaaatgcaggggttggcgcagactagtaccaccagtacccgtcagcttagtaggtccaaatctccggtcagttcacagtcagaggacgtatgtatatcctcaggcgaagcggaatcccagccgagctcatccgagactgaagggggactttgtcttcccaacagcagtgtggacaatttaataaaatccgtcagaagcacgatggggtgctcagatgagaaagaaagtaaatcggctcaggacatcatgttcgcggggttaggacagaggaaacgtaggtccttccccgtcataaaagctattaaagaaatagtaaaaaaagagtgggataagcaaaatagaggttttctaccatcatcctctaaaagacgctatcccttcagcgacgaggagttAAATACCTGGTCGAAGGTGCCGAAAgtggatgccgctgtagcctccacaaccaagcagtcggtcctaccggtggaggattcaggagtcctgacagacccgctggaccgtaaagcggaagctttactaaaaaggtcatgggaagccaacacgggggcgttcaggcccgccatatctagcacctgcactgcgaggtcactactagtgtggatggagcaactggaggaacagattagaggtagaacttcgagagagtcaatcctgccgaaattccctctaatcaaggaagcagtagcattcctggctgatgcctctgtggattcgctacgcctagcagccaggtcagccggcctagtgaacacagcccggcgagcactctggctaaagaactggaaaggggacgcacaggccaaagcaaaactttgtgcgatcccctgccagg gagagccttcaaaagacgtccctttaccaggaacaagccgttcgaacaaagggagcgatgggagtcgaaggacccgaagcaaaaaggtgccttttttagcgggtcccataacccgaaacgtaaataccgctaaccaggaggtaggcggcagattaaaattcttcctccccagatgggaacaaataacatccagccagtggattctggacattgtacaatacggcctaaaattggattttgaccgaatcccttgggattcctttatagtaacatctccaaaaggtcaagaccaacaaagggctctggaatcagagatcctatctcttctgtctaaaaaagtcctgatagaagttccccaggatcaagaagggaaggggttctattcccctttattcttgatcaataagcctgatggttcatttagaaccatcataaacctcaagagattaaacgccttcctgcgtaatcataccttcaaaatggaatccattagttcaaccataaaactcttgtttcctaggtgtgtcatggccggaatagacttaaaggatgcctattatcatcttcccatacatgccgaacatcaaaagtatctaagggtagcaatcatcctggaaggacaggttcgtcactttcagtatgttgcaatgccatttgggctttctatggctccccgcgtcttcactaaggtgatattagaagtgatggctcatctacgtcaacgagataccttgataataccctacctagatgactttctagtggtgggaaactctatgctccagtgtaaaacccgtctatctaatacgatctcgtccctacaggagttaggttggatcgtcaacttcgagaaATCCCGGCTGGatccagaaaccgtccagacatttctaggaatccagctagactccgtaagtcagagatgcttcctcccccaggcaaagaaactgactatacaatcaagggtatcagacgcaatacgcaacccctacatgacactaaggaagggcatgtctttgctggggtcattatcatcatgtatccctgctgtaccatgggcacaatttcatactcgtcaattacagtatgaggtattgtcggctcagggaaaagacggacatctagaaagcagaatatctctttccaaagatgtcttagaatcactatcctggtggctagacatggaccacctctcagagggtgtgccatggataatagacccgtctaaaataattaccaccgacgccagccctattgggtggggagcacatatgaaagacagtctggcccaagatacttgggaccaggcagaattgtcatgttcctccaattggaaggagctaaaagcggtagaatatgccttaaatcactttcttccgcagattcaaggagcaaatgtaagaatttactcggacaattccaccacagtggcatatgtgaaccgtcaaggtggtacaaggtcaggaagtctaatgaccatagctgcagacatcttccagctggcagagactcatctaacatccctaacagccctgcacatcagaggtgtagagaacatcagggcagactacctcagccgaaacgagttacgtcaaggggaatggaccttaaacagatccatattcagtatgataacagaatcatgggggataccacaaatcgacctatttgccacaagagacaaccggcaagtaagaaggttcgcttccctgaacgccatggatcacccagatatgttggactctctccaccatccttggaggttccagctggcatacgcctttcctccgatgtctctgattccactagtgatcagaaaaatcaggagggaacaagcaagagtgatcctcattgcaccattctggccgaaaagaccatggttctcttgtctccagaccatgtgcctatgcgatccatggattctcccatcagacaagaaactgctgtcccaaggcccctttttccacccgcaagtgaaaggtcttcacttgacggcgtggaatttgagaggcaactactaa